From the genome of Blautia pseudococcoides, one region includes:
- a CDS encoding glycogen operon protein GlgX has translation MKRSDEASKEIQALPVYPGKPGVTRTDKGYQFTVSVPDGEEAFLLLYYTGEKEPVKEITLTDGKKIGNLISVCVDGISPDRYEYNYRIGNEVIQDPYAVYLSGTGPFGQAQSENPDIIRCGFRKDKYRWQDEDFKPSSLADTIIYKLQVREYTMQKNSRVRLKGTFKGLEQKIEYLKNLGATAMLLMPAYDYRETIGERSSGRRGNPSLAYQSSEPTKVNCWGYTGEANYFAPKASFCATDRPVREFSHLVDSLHKAGMECLMEFYFDGSVSPSVMLDILHYWKLQYHVDGFHLMGSGICQEVLVRDALLSRTKLFFHDVDGGYLYRGKEPAYKNVAEYNEGFLYCMRHLLKSDENMLEDFIYRNRRNPKETGIINYLADQDGFTMMDMVSYDEKHNEDNGEDNRDGMEYNCSWNCGTEGQTRKRTVRELRLQQLKNAFLLLLLSQGTPLIFQGDEFGNSQKGNNNAWCQDNEMGWVDWNAFKSNQELYEFVKEAIAFRKKYYILHMQEELKGVDYRALGYPDLSYHGAQAWYAPCERNLRHLGMMYCGDYGRQEKEFLFVAYNLHWMPHDFALPNLPKGAVWKFVVSTSKQEGKVFTEEDVKTAKQKGKGKRSVEVPSRTIAILIGKQETA, from the coding sequence ATGAAGAGAAGTGACGAGGCATCAAAGGAGATACAAGCTTTGCCCGTATATCCGGGAAAACCGGGAGTTACCAGGACAGATAAGGGATATCAGTTTACAGTTTCTGTCCCCGATGGGGAGGAGGCATTTTTACTTCTGTACTATACAGGAGAGAAAGAGCCGGTGAAGGAGATTACACTAACAGACGGGAAAAAGATAGGAAATTTGATTTCTGTCTGTGTGGATGGTATTTCTCCGGACCGCTATGAGTATAATTACCGTATCGGAAATGAAGTGATACAGGACCCCTATGCGGTCTATCTGTCCGGTACAGGGCCGTTCGGCCAGGCCCAGAGTGAAAATCCGGATATCATCCGGTGTGGTTTCCGGAAAGACAAGTACAGATGGCAGGATGAGGATTTTAAGCCCTCCTCCCTGGCCGATACCATTATCTATAAGCTGCAGGTGCGGGAGTATACCATGCAGAAAAATTCCAGGGTGCGTTTAAAAGGGACATTTAAGGGACTGGAGCAGAAGATAGAGTATCTGAAAAACCTGGGGGCCACGGCAATGCTTTTAATGCCTGCCTATGACTACAGGGAAACAATAGGAGAACGAAGCAGCGGGAGACGGGGAAACCCTTCCTTAGCCTATCAGAGCAGTGAGCCAACGAAGGTAAATTGCTGGGGATATACAGGGGAAGCTAATTATTTCGCACCAAAGGCATCTTTTTGTGCCACGGACCGACCCGTGCGGGAATTTTCCCATCTGGTGGATTCTCTTCATAAGGCTGGGATGGAGTGTCTGATGGAGTTCTATTTTGATGGTTCTGTCAGTCCTTCAGTTATGCTGGATATTCTGCATTACTGGAAGCTGCAGTACCACGTGGATGGATTTCATCTCATGGGGAGCGGCATCTGCCAGGAGGTTTTGGTGAGGGATGCACTGCTTTCCAGGACGAAACTCTTTTTCCATGATGTGGACGGCGGATACCTTTACCGGGGAAAAGAACCTGCCTATAAAAATGTGGCAGAGTATAATGAAGGATTTCTTTACTGCATGCGCCATCTGCTGAAAAGTGATGAGAACATGCTGGAGGATTTTATTTATCGGAACCGCAGGAACCCAAAAGAGACGGGAATCATTAATTATTTGGCGGACCAGGACGGCTTCACTATGATGGATATGGTGTCCTATGATGAAAAGCACAATGAGGACAATGGTGAGGACAACAGGGACGGCATGGAGTATAACTGCAGCTGGAACTGCGGGACGGAGGGGCAAACCAGGAAGAGAACGGTCAGGGAGCTGAGACTGCAGCAGCTTAAGAACGCATTTCTGCTCCTTCTGTTAAGCCAGGGAACGCCTCTGATCTTCCAGGGCGATGAGTTTGGAAATTCCCAGAAGGGCAACAATAATGCCTGGTGTCAGGACAATGAAATGGGCTGGGTGGACTGGAATGCTTTCAAATCCAATCAGGAATTGTACGAATTTGTGAAAGAGGCCATTGCCTTCAGAAAAAAATATTATATCCTGCACATGCAGGAGGAGCTGAAGGGCGTGGATTACAGGGCACTTGGGTATCCTGATCTGTCTTATCATGGAGCGCAGGCATGGTATGCGCCCTGTGAGAGAAATCTGCGGCATCTGGGCATGATGTACTGCGGAGACTACGGCAGGCAGGAGAAAGAGTTTTTGTTTGTAGCCTACAATCTGCACTGGATGCCCCATGACTTTGCACTCCCCAATCTGCCGAAAGGGGCTGTGTGGAAATTCGTGGTGAGCACCAGCAAGCAGGAAGGAAAGGTATTTACAGAGGAAGATGTGAAGACGGCCAAGCAGAAAGGAAAAGGAAAAAGATCTGTGGAGGTGCCGTCCAGAACCATTGCAATATTAATCGGAAAGCAGGAAACAGCGTAA